One window of Lytechinus variegatus isolate NC3 chromosome 2, Lvar_3.0, whole genome shotgun sequence genomic DNA carries:
- the LOC121409396 gene encoding uncharacterized protein LOC121409396 — MSGEPLVYSKLGNLNYGTGCLLIRRFKKGTRWDAFGCGTAQGYICERRDMSVTRNQQRFKMKLGNSIPILESVIDDVTAGTPIRCASLCLFHPECVSFAYQSVDRRCVIANSRDWTNVEAQGFRHYLLIE; from the exons ATGAGTGGAGAACCACTAGTATATTCTAAACTTGGTAATCTCAACTATGGTACTGGATGTCTCCTTATAAGGAGATTCAAGAAGGGCACAAGATGGGATGCTTTTGGATGCGGTACAGCTCAAGGTTATATCTGCGAGAGAAGAG ATATGTCGGTAACTCGGAATCAACAACGATTCAAAATGAAACTCGGAAACAGCATACCTATTCTCGAATCTGTCATCGATGACGTCACAGCAGGGACTCCTATTCGGTGTGCGTCTCTCTGTTTATTTCATCCAGAGTGTGTATCGTTTGCCTACCAAAGTGTAGACAGAAGATGCGTCATAGCGAACAGCAGAGATTGGACGAATGTCGAAGCCCAAGGATTTCGCCATTACCTcctgattgaatga